A stretch of Brachyhypopomus gauderio isolate BG-103 chromosome 3, BGAUD_0.2, whole genome shotgun sequence DNA encodes these proteins:
- the LOC143509564 gene encoding glycerol kinase-like isoform X2, producing MEKTCEKLTQLNIDVSNIKAIGVTNQRETTVVWDKETGEPLYNAIVWLDLRTQSTVEKLIEKTPDKNKNHLKDKTGLPISTYFSAVKLRWLIDNAVEVTDALHTGRALFGTVDTWLIWCLTGGTNGGVHCTDVTNASRTMLFNIHTMEWDTELCKYFDIPHDILPEVRSSSEIYGYMNCGSLAGVPISGCLGDQSAALVGQMCFNGGQTKNTYGTGCFMLQNTGVKPVMSDHGLLTTIAYKLGKDKPAYYALEGSVAIAGAAVRWLKDNLGIINSSSDIEKMATAAGTSYGCYFVPAFSGLYAPYWEPSARGIICGLTQFTNKNHLAFAALEAVCFQTREVLDAMNQDSGVPLTQLQVDGGMTANKLLMQLQADILCIPVVRPTMFETTALGAAMCAGAAEGVCVWTLHPDGLTSVTAQKYQPQINQEESEFRYTRWKKAVKKAMNWETHEV from the exons ATGGAGAAGACCTGTGAGAAACTCACTCAGCTCAACATTGACGTTTCCAATATTAAAG cAATTGGTGTGACCAATCAAAGAGAGACAACTGTGGTCTGGGACAAAGAAACTGGAGAACCTCTTTACAATGCTATAG TGTGGTTAGACCTGCGGACACAGTCCACCGTTGAGAAGCTCATTGAGAAAACTCCTGATAAGAACAAAAACCACCTAAAG GATAAGACAGGTCTGCCCATCAGTACATATTTCAGCGCAGTGAAACTGCGGTGGCTGATAGACAATGCAGTGGAGGTGACGGACGCTCTGCACACCGGCCGTGCCCTCTTTGGCACTGTGGACACCTGGCTTATCTGG TGTTTGACTGGTGGGACGAATGGTGGAGTTCACTGTACAGATGTCACCAATGCTAGTCGAACCATGCTATTCAACATACACACCATGGAGTGGGATACAGAGCTGTGCAA GTACTTTGATATCCCACATGACATCCTCCCTGAAGTTAGAAGTTCCTCAGAAATATATGGCTACATG AACTGTGGCTCACTGGCAGGAGTGCCCATCTCTGGA TGTTTGGGGGATCAGTCTGCTGCTCTTGTTGGACAGATGTGCTTCAATGGTGGTCAAACCAAAAACAC ATATGGAACTGGTTGCTTCATGCTCCAAAACACAGGTGTTAAG CCTGTGATGTCAGACCATGGTCTCCTTACAACAATTGCTTATAAACTAGGAAAAGACAAACCAGCTTACTATGCACTTGAG GGCTCTGTAGCCATAGCAGGAGCAGCGGTGAGGTGGTTAAAGGACAATCTGGGAATAATCAACTCATCTTCAGATATCG AAAAGATGGCGACTGCAGCTGGGACATCATATGGATGTTATTTTGTTCCAGCATTTTCTGGGCTGTATGCTCCTTACTGGGAGCCTAGTGCCCGGGG AATTATTTGTGGTCTGACACAATTCACAAATAAAAACCATCTTGCCTTTGCTGCCCTTGAAGCCGTGTGCTTTCAAACACGAGAG GTTCTGGATGCGATGAATCAAGACAGTGGTGTCCCACTCACTCAGCTACAGGTAGATGGAGGGATGACCGCTAACAAATTACTAATGCAACTGCAGGCAGACATTCTCTGCATTCCAGTGG TGAGACCCACTATGTTTGAGACCACTGCGTTAGGGGCTGCAATGTGTGCAGGGGCAGCAGagggggtctgtgtgtggaCACTACATCCTGATGGATTAACTTCTGTGACtgcacagaaataccaaccccaGATAAACCAAGAGG AAAGTGAATTTCGTTACACAAGATGGAAGAAAGCTGTAAAGAAAGCTATGAACTGGGAAACACATGAGGTTTGA
- the LOC143509564 gene encoding glycerol kinase-like isoform X1 has product MTTQSSSFTADPLVGAIDQGTSSTRFLVFNARTAELVGQHQVEITQSFPKEGWVEEDPKEILQSVYDCMEKTCEKLTQLNIDVSNIKAIGVTNQRETTVVWDKETGEPLYNAIVWLDLRTQSTVEKLIEKTPDKNKNHLKDKTGLPISTYFSAVKLRWLIDNAVEVTDALHTGRALFGTVDTWLIWCLTGGTNGGVHCTDVTNASRTMLFNIHTMEWDTELCKYFDIPHDILPEVRSSSEIYGYMNCGSLAGVPISGCLGDQSAALVGQMCFNGGQTKNTYGTGCFMLQNTGVKPVMSDHGLLTTIAYKLGKDKPAYYALEGSVAIAGAAVRWLKDNLGIINSSSDIEKMATAAGTSYGCYFVPAFSGLYAPYWEPSARGIICGLTQFTNKNHLAFAALEAVCFQTREVLDAMNQDSGVPLTQLQVDGGMTANKLLMQLQADILCIPVVRPTMFETTALGAAMCAGAAEGVCVWTLHPDGLTSVTAQKYQPQINQEESEFRYTRWKKAVKKAMNWETHEV; this is encoded by the exons ATGACAACACAATCCAGTAGCTTCACGGCCGATCCGTTGGTTGGGGCTATTGACCAAGGGACTAGTTCGACACGATTTCTG GTATTTAATGCTAGAACTGCAGAGCTGGTTGGTCAACATCAAGTGGAAATTACCCAGAGTTTTCCTAAGGAGGG ATGGGTGGAAGAGGACCCAAAAGAGATCTTACAGTCTGTGTATGATTGCATGGAGAAGACCTGTGAGAAACTCACTCAGCTCAACATTGACGTTTCCAATATTAAAG cAATTGGTGTGACCAATCAAAGAGAGACAACTGTGGTCTGGGACAAAGAAACTGGAGAACCTCTTTACAATGCTATAG TGTGGTTAGACCTGCGGACACAGTCCACCGTTGAGAAGCTCATTGAGAAAACTCCTGATAAGAACAAAAACCACCTAAAG GATAAGACAGGTCTGCCCATCAGTACATATTTCAGCGCAGTGAAACTGCGGTGGCTGATAGACAATGCAGTGGAGGTGACGGACGCTCTGCACACCGGCCGTGCCCTCTTTGGCACTGTGGACACCTGGCTTATCTGG TGTTTGACTGGTGGGACGAATGGTGGAGTTCACTGTACAGATGTCACCAATGCTAGTCGAACCATGCTATTCAACATACACACCATGGAGTGGGATACAGAGCTGTGCAA GTACTTTGATATCCCACATGACATCCTCCCTGAAGTTAGAAGTTCCTCAGAAATATATGGCTACATG AACTGTGGCTCACTGGCAGGAGTGCCCATCTCTGGA TGTTTGGGGGATCAGTCTGCTGCTCTTGTTGGACAGATGTGCTTCAATGGTGGTCAAACCAAAAACAC ATATGGAACTGGTTGCTTCATGCTCCAAAACACAGGTGTTAAG CCTGTGATGTCAGACCATGGTCTCCTTACAACAATTGCTTATAAACTAGGAAAAGACAAACCAGCTTACTATGCACTTGAG GGCTCTGTAGCCATAGCAGGAGCAGCGGTGAGGTGGTTAAAGGACAATCTGGGAATAATCAACTCATCTTCAGATATCG AAAAGATGGCGACTGCAGCTGGGACATCATATGGATGTTATTTTGTTCCAGCATTTTCTGGGCTGTATGCTCCTTACTGGGAGCCTAGTGCCCGGGG AATTATTTGTGGTCTGACACAATTCACAAATAAAAACCATCTTGCCTTTGCTGCCCTTGAAGCCGTGTGCTTTCAAACACGAGAG GTTCTGGATGCGATGAATCAAGACAGTGGTGTCCCACTCACTCAGCTACAGGTAGATGGAGGGATGACCGCTAACAAATTACTAATGCAACTGCAGGCAGACATTCTCTGCATTCCAGTGG TGAGACCCACTATGTTTGAGACCACTGCGTTAGGGGCTGCAATGTGTGCAGGGGCAGCAGagggggtctgtgtgtggaCACTACATCCTGATGGATTAACTTCTGTGACtgcacagaaataccaaccccaGATAAACCAAGAGG AAAGTGAATTTCGTTACACAAGATGGAAGAAAGCTGTAAAGAAAGCTATGAACTGGGAAACACATGAGGTTTGA
- the LOC143509564 gene encoding glycerol kinase 3-like isoform X3, with protein MVKAIGVTNQRETTVVWDKETGEPLYNAIVWLDLRTQSTVEKLIEKTPDKNKNHLKDKTGLPISTYFSAVKLRWLIDNAVEVTDALHTGRALFGTVDTWLIWCLTGGTNGGVHCTDVTNASRTMLFNIHTMEWDTELCKYFDIPHDILPEVRSSSEIYGYMNCGSLAGVPISGCLGDQSAALVGQMCFNGGQTKNTYGTGCFMLQNTGVKPVMSDHGLLTTIAYKLGKDKPAYYALEGSVAIAGAAVRWLKDNLGIINSSSDIEKMATAAGTSYGCYFVPAFSGLYAPYWEPSARGIICGLTQFTNKNHLAFAALEAVCFQTREVLDAMNQDSGVPLTQLQVDGGMTANKLLMQLQADILCIPVVRPTMFETTALGAAMCAGAAEGVCVWTLHPDGLTSVTAQKYQPQINQEESEFRYTRWKKAVKKAMNWETHEV; from the exons ATGGTTAAAG cAATTGGTGTGACCAATCAAAGAGAGACAACTGTGGTCTGGGACAAAGAAACTGGAGAACCTCTTTACAATGCTATAG TGTGGTTAGACCTGCGGACACAGTCCACCGTTGAGAAGCTCATTGAGAAAACTCCTGATAAGAACAAAAACCACCTAAAG GATAAGACAGGTCTGCCCATCAGTACATATTTCAGCGCAGTGAAACTGCGGTGGCTGATAGACAATGCAGTGGAGGTGACGGACGCTCTGCACACCGGCCGTGCCCTCTTTGGCACTGTGGACACCTGGCTTATCTGG TGTTTGACTGGTGGGACGAATGGTGGAGTTCACTGTACAGATGTCACCAATGCTAGTCGAACCATGCTATTCAACATACACACCATGGAGTGGGATACAGAGCTGTGCAA GTACTTTGATATCCCACATGACATCCTCCCTGAAGTTAGAAGTTCCTCAGAAATATATGGCTACATG AACTGTGGCTCACTGGCAGGAGTGCCCATCTCTGGA TGTTTGGGGGATCAGTCTGCTGCTCTTGTTGGACAGATGTGCTTCAATGGTGGTCAAACCAAAAACAC ATATGGAACTGGTTGCTTCATGCTCCAAAACACAGGTGTTAAG CCTGTGATGTCAGACCATGGTCTCCTTACAACAATTGCTTATAAACTAGGAAAAGACAAACCAGCTTACTATGCACTTGAG GGCTCTGTAGCCATAGCAGGAGCAGCGGTGAGGTGGTTAAAGGACAATCTGGGAATAATCAACTCATCTTCAGATATCG AAAAGATGGCGACTGCAGCTGGGACATCATATGGATGTTATTTTGTTCCAGCATTTTCTGGGCTGTATGCTCCTTACTGGGAGCCTAGTGCCCGGGG AATTATTTGTGGTCTGACACAATTCACAAATAAAAACCATCTTGCCTTTGCTGCCCTTGAAGCCGTGTGCTTTCAAACACGAGAG GTTCTGGATGCGATGAATCAAGACAGTGGTGTCCCACTCACTCAGCTACAGGTAGATGGAGGGATGACCGCTAACAAATTACTAATGCAACTGCAGGCAGACATTCTCTGCATTCCAGTGG TGAGACCCACTATGTTTGAGACCACTGCGTTAGGGGCTGCAATGTGTGCAGGGGCAGCAGagggggtctgtgtgtggaCACTACATCCTGATGGATTAACTTCTGTGACtgcacagaaataccaaccccaGATAAACCAAGAGG AAAGTGAATTTCGTTACACAAGATGGAAGAAAGCTGTAAAGAAAGCTATGAACTGGGAAACACATGAGGTTTGA